One window from the genome of Candidatus Neomarinimicrobiota bacterium encodes:
- a CDS encoding DsrE/DsrF/DrsH-like family protein: MSEQPEPIKKVSLIVSKGSLVDVYPALVMGNGARMEGMEASIFFTFFGLGALIKKTQNSLKVATVGNPAMNMAMPMLKMPITMPFPTLLGAIPGVSNFATWMMKNEMENLDIPTIPEFLEMFTDAGGEVFACKLAMDMFKLTKDDLCDQVSSVLTVGEFYERSAGASIIFT, encoded by the coding sequence ATGAGTGAACAACCTGAACCAATCAAAAAAGTATCGCTAATCGTCTCCAAGGGTTCTCTGGTAGATGTGTATCCAGCTCTTGTGATGGGAAATGGTGCCCGTATGGAAGGCATGGAAGCCTCTATCTTTTTCACCTTCTTTGGACTGGGTGCTCTGATCAAGAAAACCCAGAATTCACTGAAAGTAGCAACCGTGGGTAATCCAGCCATGAATATGGCTATGCCCATGTTAAAAATGCCTATTACCATGCCCTTCCCTACCCTCCTTGGAGCCATTCCAGGTGTCTCCAATTTTGCAACCTGGATGATGAAAAATGAAATGGAAAATCTGGACATTCCCACCATTCCCGAGTTCCTGGAAATGTTCACAGATGCTGGTGGTGAAGTCTTCGCCTGTAAACTGGCTATGGACATGTTCAAGTTGACCAAAGATGATCTCTGTGATCAGGTTTCATCTGTGTTGACAGTAGGTGAATTCTACGAACGCTCAGCTGGAGCATCCATCATTTTCACTTAA
- a CDS encoding TusE/DsrC/DsvC family sulfur relay protein: MTTKELAGITVDVDAEGFLTDHKIWNLDLAAAIAKEEGIDPLTDRHVEVLNFMRKEFEENGTAPSIRKMNKLNVVPTKELYALFPGGPAKKAAKIAGLGKPQGCI, translated from the coding sequence ATGACAACCAAAGAACTTGCTGGAATCACTGTTGATGTTGATGCAGAAGGATTCCTCACCGACCACAAGATATGGAACCTTGACCTGGCAGCAGCTATTGCCAAGGAGGAAGGGATTGACCCCTTAACAGATCGTCATGTGGAAGTCCTCAACTTCATGCGCAAAGAATTTGAAGAAAACGGCACGGCTCCCTCAATTCGCAAAATGAATAAATTGAATGTTGTTCCTACCAAGGAACTCTATGCCCTTTTTCCTGGCGGTCCAGCGAAAAAGGCCGCAAAAATCGCAGGTCTGGGAAAACCCCAGGGCTGTATCTAA
- a CDS encoding DUF1641 domain-containing protein yields MSGSDISGQLAEIQTTLDGITAELALVRKQRQEMEDLKEDLTRVAKDLFAGAIEEFEDIAPFVRTGDFLHLVKLILRNTNNITEVIAKLESALDFFEDFKPIGKELFGDTLDTLDKLDRAKYFEFASEAVHISDNVVEHFSREDVKLLADNIVPILEALKSITQPEMMGSIKNAITIFSKMNTDDIQEVSLWQAMKELNTPEMKRGLGFIIAFMKNISNQESNIIKGEK; encoded by the coding sequence ATGAGTGGCAGTGACATTTCTGGACAACTCGCTGAAATCCAGACTACCCTGGATGGCATAACAGCCGAATTGGCCCTGGTCAGAAAGCAACGCCAGGAAATGGAAGATCTCAAAGAAGATCTTACCAGAGTTGCCAAAGACTTATTTGCAGGAGCCATTGAAGAATTTGAAGATATTGCACCCTTCGTAAGAACCGGTGACTTTCTACATCTGGTCAAACTCATCCTCAGGAACACCAACAACATTACCGAGGTGATAGCCAAGCTTGAAAGCGCTCTGGATTTCTTTGAAGATTTCAAACCAATTGGTAAAGAGCTCTTTGGTGATACCCTGGACACCCTGGACAAACTGGATCGAGCGAAGTATTTCGAATTCGCCAGCGAGGCAGTCCATATCAGCGATAATGTGGTTGAGCATTTTTCTCGTGAAGATGTCAAACTGCTTGCCGATAATATTGTACCTATACTGGAAGCACTCAAATCCATTACCCAGCCTGAGATGATGGGTTCAATCAAAAACGCAATCACCATCTTTTCTAAAATGAATACTGATGATATTCAGGAAGTCTCACTCTGGCAGGCTATGAAAGAGCTCAACACCCCTGAGATGAAACGGGGTCTTGGGTTTATCATCGCATTTATGAAAAATATCTCAAATCAAGAATCTAATATCATTAAAGGAGAAAAATAA
- a CDS encoding NAD(P)/FAD-dependent oxidoreductase, with product MKKLLILGAGTAGTMMLNKMESVLDKEEWDITIVDQYETHYYQPGFLFIPFGIYNRRDVIKPKRDFFPPGVNVIFSKIDLIEAGKNQVILDGGKVLSYDILLVATGTKINPAETEGMHEGGWHKNIFDFYTVEGAVALQQFLKYWEGGKMVLNIVEMPIKCPVAPLEFVFLADWWFTEQGIRDKVDIEFVTPLPGAFTKPKASKVFGEFLNKKNISLTPEFSTGRVDWENNKLVAWDETTIDYDLLVTIPTNMGDDLIARSGLGDELNFIPTDKFTLQSLANDNIFVIGDATNLPSSKAGSVAHFQADILQDNLLSYIDGRPLKGKFDGHANCYIESGFGKGILIDFNYETEPLPGKFPLPGVGPFSLLEETRMNHYGKMMFRWMYWNLLLKGAELPIESHMLMAGKRA from the coding sequence ATGAAGAAACTACTAATCCTTGGAGCTGGCACAGCCGGCACCATGATGCTTAATAAAATGGAATCCGTTCTCGATAAGGAAGAGTGGGATATCACAATTGTTGACCAATATGAAACCCATTATTACCAACCGGGGTTTCTCTTTATTCCATTTGGAATCTACAACCGGCGTGATGTCATCAAACCCAAAAGGGATTTCTTCCCTCCAGGTGTCAATGTGATTTTCTCAAAAATTGACCTCATTGAGGCCGGTAAGAACCAGGTTATCCTTGATGGTGGCAAAGTTTTGTCCTATGACATTCTCCTGGTAGCAACAGGCACCAAGATTAATCCCGCTGAAACCGAGGGCATGCATGAAGGTGGCTGGCATAAAAATATATTCGACTTTTATACCGTAGAAGGCGCTGTTGCCCTCCAACAGTTTCTCAAATACTGGGAAGGTGGGAAAATGGTTCTCAATATTGTTGAGATGCCCATTAAATGTCCTGTAGCGCCTCTGGAATTCGTCTTTCTGGCAGACTGGTGGTTTACCGAACAGGGTATCCGCGACAAGGTGGATATTGAGTTTGTGACACCCCTGCCTGGTGCTTTCACAAAACCCAAGGCATCCAAGGTTTTTGGAGAATTTCTCAATAAGAAGAATATCAGTCTCACGCCAGAATTCAGTACAGGTCGTGTTGATTGGGAAAACAACAAACTTGTGGCCTGGGATGAAACCACTATTGATTATGACCTGCTGGTGACTATCCCCACCAACATGGGCGATGATCTAATTGCCAGATCAGGTTTGGGGGATGAGTTGAATTTTATCCCCACCGATAAATTCACACTTCAATCACTAGCAAATGACAATATTTTTGTGATTGGCGATGCCACAAATCTGCCCAGTTCCAAAGCGGGATCAGTTGCCCACTTCCAGGCAGATATCCTCCAGGACAACCTGCTGAGCTATATCGATGGCAGACCTTTGAAGGGTAAGTTTGATGGACATGCCAACTGCTATATTGAATCTGGATTTGGAAAGGGAATTCTCATCGATTTCAACTATGAGACTGAACCGCTGCCGGGCAAGTTTCCCCTACCTGGTGTTGGTCCCTTTTCCCTTCTGGAAGAAACCCGCATGAATCACTATGGCAAAATGATGTTTCGCTGGATGTACTGGAATCTGCTTCTGAAGGGAGCCGAACTCCCCATAGAATCGCATATGTTGATGGCCGGAAAGCGAGCCTGA